CGTGCGACCCATGGACCGTCGAAGGTGTAGGCGACGGAGAGCTCGCGGAGCTTGACGTAGCCGCCGTTCTCGACGCAAGGCTCGTCCATGTTCGTGAATGGGCACGCGGCGAGTCCACTCGTGCGATACCAGTTCTCGCCGATGGGAATCTTGACGTTCGCGCCCGGCCCGACGACTGCACCCGGATAGAAGTTTGCTTCGCCGAATGCGTGCAGATTCCCCGTGCAGTCCGAGTTGTGCGGGCCGGCGCATGTCGCGCGGTTTGCCGTCTCGATGTCGGTGCCATAGGAGAGCAGGGCGCCCCGCGTACCGTTGATGACGTCACCGCCATGCTTGATGTCGAGCAGTCCCGAGAGCTCGAGCTTCTTATAGCGGAAACTGCTATGGAGATTTCCTGTCCACTGTGGATTCGGATCGCCGATGACGCGATCTCGCGTGTCGGCGCATGGCATGTCGGGTTCGGTATTCGGACAGTGCGTGCCGTCATCTATGTAAAGGGCGCCCTTCGGCGCGCCGGCACACGCCTGCGCCAGGTTGAGATTCGGGTAGTCGGCGTAATTCGAGAGCCCGCAGCGGATCCAGCCGAGGCCGCGCATGACGCCTAACGGCTGACCGACCATCGCGACGTTCTCGGTGTGGCCGGAGAAGTTGTCGATCGGGAGAAACTCTGCCCCGGCGATCGAGACCGCGAGCGAGCTATTGCGCGCCCAGCCCATGCCAACATCCCAGCTATACGTCGGGCGAGTAATGGGTCGTAAATTGAGCGACAGCTCGGTGCCGGAATTTCTAAAGACGCCGGCGTTCTTGGCTTCGGAGGAGAAGCCGGTCGACGGCGGCGTCGGCGTGATGAGAATGACGTCGGACGTTTGCGCGCGATACCACGTCGCGCTGAGATCTGCCTTCTCGCCCCAGAATCCGATGTCGAAGCCACCCTCGAATTCTCTTGTGCGCTCGGGCTTGAGCGAGCTCGCTGGCTTGGTGACGGTGGGAACGAGGCCGCCATTCCCACTCTGCGTCGGTGTGAGGCCGGTGCCCTGCGAGATCGTGCCGGTGAGTGCGGTGCCGCTGAACGTCTGCGAGGTGAGATACGGTTGCGGCTCCTGTCCGGCTTCCCCGTAGGAGAAGCGTGCCTTGCCGAAGCTGAGGAATGGAACACTGCGCAGCTGTGTGAACGTCCACGCGGCGCTCGCTTTCGGGAACCAACTCCGCTGATTGGAAGAGCCGAAGGTCGTCGAACCATCTTTGCGAAGCGCGGCGGTGAGATAGAGCTGCTCGAAAAGATCGAAGGTCTCCTGGCCGAAGTACGACTCGTTATGAATCTCGTACTGGTAGTCCGAGGCTGGATCGCGCGCGAGCGTGTTGAGAATGCTGAACGGTTGGGGAGCAACGAGCCCGCGCCCGACGTCGGAGAAGGTTCGGAAGTTTCGCGAATTGAGATTCTGCCCGACGGTGAAAGTGCCAGCCAGGCGCGGGCTCAGATGCCAGGAGGCTGTTCCGGTGAGGTTGTGGTCGATCTGGTAATCGATGAGGCGCCCTTCCGTAATGCGACCACCCAAAGCCGCGCCGGTGCAATCGATTGGACAGCCCTCGAGCCTCGCGTCGTTGGTGACGTCGGCGCCTAACGTGTAATCGAACTTGAGCCAGTCCGTGGCGACGTAGGCCGCATTGAAGTCGCCGAGCGATCGATTGGCCTGGTCGTCGTTGACTTCCTGGTAA
This genomic interval from Gemmatimonadaceae bacterium contains the following:
- a CDS encoding SusC/RagA family TonB-linked outer membrane protein; this translates as MTSLRRLLGSVAVALLPAMAAAQAPLTITGHVTAEHGATLGNVTVSLAELGLGAVTRDDGSYSLRVPAARVAGQTVTLSARRVGYKPKTARVTLSGSELVQDFDLDANPLQLGEVVITGAGTSTEVEKLGNVRNSVSPDLIIKSNESNVVQALAGKAPNVQVAQSSGDPGAGSAIQIRGLRTINGSSQPLFIIDGVPMNNTSFSTTNFNPIDVAGVNLPGQVNGGELEGTSTPNSLISLNPDDIENVEILKGASAAAIYGSRAANGVILITTKRGHSGATKYSFRSSASADQVTKKWPLQRQYGQGLFGTSQLVTRSWGAPLTGVPTFDHASEAFDTGHILDDVVSVSGGTDRTTFYLSGDYNHNEGVFVGPNSYFNRATFRLNASHRLTDGLTVGGNFSYADTRGNFTQRGNNTNGLLLGLFRTPPEFNNKPFLDPVTGFHRSYMVPDANLSTAGEDRIFSNPFFTLYQEVNDDQANRSLGDFNAAYVATDWLKFDYTLGADVTNDARLEGCPIDCTGAALGGRITEGRLIDYQIDHNLTGTASWHLSPRLAGTFTVGQNLNSRNFRTFSDVGRGLVAPQPFSILNTLARDPASDYQYEIHNESYFGQETFDLFEQLYLTAALRKDGSTTFGSSNQRSWFPKASAAWTFTQLRSVPFLSFGKARFSYGEAGQEPQPYLTSQTFSGTALTGTISQGTGLTPTQSGNGGLVPTVTKPASSLKPERTREFEGGFDIGFWGEKADLSATWYRAQTSDVILITPTPPSTGFSSEAKNAGVFRNSGTELSLNLRPITRPTYSWDVGMGWARNSSLAVSIAGAEFLPIDNFSGHTENVAMVGQPLGVMRGLGWIRCGLSNYADYPNLNLAQACAGAPKGALYIDDGTHCPNTEPDMPCADTRDRVIGDPNPQWTGNLHSSFRYKKLELSGLLDIKHGGDVINGTRGALLSYGTDIETANRATCAGPHNSDCTGNLHAFGEANFYPGAVVGPGANVKIPIGENWYRTSGLAACPFTNMDEPCVENGGYVKLRELSVAYTFDGPWVARSLGLTSLDVRVSGRNLKTWTKYKGLDPETNLGGATARSFGGIDYFNLPLTRSFVFTVGLNR